From a single Anaerobranca gottschalkii DSM 13577 genomic region:
- the murA gene encoding UDP-N-acetylglucosamine 1-carboxyvinyltransferase, with amino-acid sequence MEKLVIKGGNPLKGEVNIQGAKNSVLPILAASLLCEGQCIIHNVPIITDVDMMLEILRSLGVICERQGHTLIVDSSKANRYEIDDKLMRSMRSSIFLLGALLGRFNNALVSRPGGCDIGERTTDLHEKGLKSLGAQFGEKGYIVKAPNGLKGAEIYLDYPSVGATENIMLAACKAKGVTVIKNAAREPEIVDLQMFLNKMGAKISGAGTAEIRINGVDKLHGCEHRIIPDRIVAGTVLMATAMTNGEVLLKDVIPEHLELIIIKLREMGAKITVGENEIMIKGTSPLKPVDIRTAPYPGFPTDMQPIMMIGLAMAEGTSIVTENVFDARFKHVGEFRRMGADIKISNKTAVIKGVKRLIGTYVEATDLRAGAALVIGGLAGENTTIIEKVEHIDRGYEKIEELFRGLGGNIIRIKE; translated from the coding sequence ATGGAAAAATTGGTAATCAAAGGAGGAAATCCTTTAAAAGGAGAAGTAAATATTCAAGGGGCAAAAAATTCTGTTCTTCCAATACTTGCCGCTTCACTATTATGTGAAGGTCAATGTATAATTCATAATGTACCCATAATAACAGATGTAGATATGATGTTAGAAATTTTACGGAGTTTAGGGGTAATTTGCGAAAGACAAGGACATACTTTAATTGTTGATAGTAGTAAAGCCAATAGATATGAAATCGATGATAAATTAATGCGGTCAATGAGATCTTCCATTTTTTTACTAGGAGCCCTGTTAGGTAGATTTAATAATGCCTTAGTATCCCGACCTGGTGGTTGTGATATTGGGGAAAGGACCACTGATTTACATGAAAAAGGTCTTAAAAGTTTAGGTGCCCAGTTTGGAGAAAAAGGCTATATAGTAAAAGCACCTAATGGTCTCAAAGGAGCAGAAATATATCTAGATTATCCAAGTGTTGGTGCTACTGAAAATATTATGTTAGCAGCATGTAAAGCAAAGGGAGTAACGGTAATAAAAAATGCTGCTAGAGAACCTGAAATTGTAGATTTACAAATGTTTTTAAATAAAATGGGAGCTAAAATTTCTGGAGCAGGTACAGCAGAAATAAGGATTAATGGTGTAGATAAACTTCATGGCTGTGAACATAGAATTATACCAGATAGAATTGTAGCTGGGACTGTCCTAATGGCTACGGCTATGACCAATGGTGAAGTTTTATTAAAGGATGTTATACCAGAACATTTGGAACTAATTATTATAAAGTTAAGGGAAATGGGAGCTAAAATAACCGTTGGAGAAAATGAAATAATGATAAAGGGAACTTCCCCCCTTAAACCTGTGGATATTAGAACTGCTCCTTATCCAGGATTTCCAACAGATATGCAGCCAATTATGATGATAGGTTTAGCTATGGCGGAAGGAACAAGTATAGTTACAGAAAATGTCTTTGATGCTAGGTTTAAACATGTGGGGGAATTTAGAAGAATGGGAGCAGATATAAAAATTAGTAATAAAACTGCTGTAATTAAAGGTGTTAAAAGACTTATAGGAACTTATGTAGAAGCCACAGATTTAAGGGCTGGAGCAGCTTTAGTTATAGGTGGTTTAGCTGGGGAAAATACTACTATAATTGAAAAAGTAGAGCATATAGATAGGGGATATGAAAAAATTGAAGAATTATTTAGAGGTCTTGGTGGAAATATTATAAGAATAAAGGAGTGA
- a CDS encoding cell division protein FtsQ/DivIB, with amino-acid sequence MKIKVERSNSVYRKNVIDFSKRKRDLSHIQKPKKLPSRKFNFRINKSIYLVLLILLLSSSVYIFLNSQYAILENVFITGNFLLDKQEILLKLPQEGQANFFKTSKKDYIQPLMDNPWIKEVNVVKDYFSRSVHVEITERRPLFRTIENSVISIIDEEGYLLPNLPGLFSVNVPFIIGNHDQKELNYLVSHVKELPDHFLYLLSEINVENLNSIYLYTVDGFIIRVGVISNLTNQRTEEIIKIINLQKDNGKRGIIDIRGQNIIFEEILEG; translated from the coding sequence TTGAAAATAAAGGTTGAAAGAAGTAATAGTGTTTATAGAAAAAATGTCATAGATTTTTCCAAGAGAAAACGGGATTTATCCCATATTCAAAAACCTAAAAAACTTCCCTCCCGAAAATTTAATTTTAGAATAAATAAAAGTATTTATTTAGTTCTGCTAATATTATTACTATCTTCAAGTGTTTATATATTTTTAAATTCCCAGTATGCTATTTTAGAAAATGTTTTTATTACAGGGAATTTCTTGCTAGATAAGCAGGAAATTCTCCTTAAATTACCTCAGGAGGGACAAGCTAATTTCTTTAAAACTTCCAAGAAGGATTATATACAACCTTTAATGGATAACCCTTGGATTAAAGAAGTTAATGTGGTTAAAGATTATTTTTCAAGGTCTGTACATGTGGAAATAACTGAAAGAAGGCCATTGTTTAGAACTATCGAAAATTCAGTGATTAGTATTATAGATGAGGAAGGATATCTTTTACCTAATCTACCTGGTTTGTTTTCTGTTAATGTTCCTTTTATTATAGGAAACCATGATCAAAAAGAATTGAATTATTTAGTTAGTCATGTAAAAGAACTTCCTGACCACTTTTTATATTTGTTATCTGAAATCAATGTAGAAAATTTAAATTCAATTTATTTGTATACGGTAGATGGTTTTATAATACGGGTTGGAGTTATTTCCAATTTAACTAATCAAAGGACAGAAGAAATAATCAAAATAATTAATTTGCAAAAGGATAATGGTAAAAGAGGTATTATTGACATTAGGGGACAAAATATAATATTTGAAGAAATATTGGAGGGATAA
- a CDS encoding DUF881 domain-containing protein: protein MGNKDKSTVALTLICLVLGFMLAVNFRTQQGVEQHLGVRETELRNKVIELVTKNQSLESQIKELEDLLNQYRSKAAAGESPSELLKQELENLQVLAGLTDVYGEGVIVTVNDSTKERRQYDDPNLFIVHDEDLLKIVNVLKAAGAEAIAINGLRLTAFSEITCAGPVILVNGTRLAPPYVIKAIGNKNTLQASLNMRGGIVENLRFWGIEIDVELSDEIHIPSFKGRVELQYIKTNKGGE from the coding sequence TTGGGAAACAAAGATAAGTCTACCGTTGCATTAACATTAATTTGTCTCGTTTTGGGCTTTATGTTGGCAGTTAATTTTAGAACTCAACAAGGTGTAGAACAGCATTTAGGAGTTAGGGAAACTGAATTGAGAAATAAGGTTATTGAGTTAGTAACTAAAAATCAAAGTCTAGAAAGTCAAATTAAAGAATTAGAGGATTTATTGAATCAATATCGTAGCAAAGCTGCAGCTGGTGAAAGTCCGTCTGAGCTTTTAAAACAAGAATTAGAAAACTTACAAGTTTTAGCTGGCCTTACCGATGTCTATGGAGAAGGGGTAATTGTAACAGTTAACGACTCTACCAAAGAAAGAAGACAATATGATGATCCTAATCTCTTTATAGTCCATGATGAAGATTTATTAAAAATAGTAAATGTTTTAAAAGCAGCAGGGGCGGAAGCAATAGCAATAAATGGTTTAAGGCTTACTGCTTTTAGTGAAATAACCTGTGCAGGTCCTGTTATTTTAGTAAATGGTACACGGTTAGCTCCACCTTATGTAATAAAGGCTATTGGCAATAAAAACACTCTACAAGCATCTTTAAACATGAGAGGGGGAATAGTGGAGAATTTAAGGTTTTGGGGGATAGAAATTGATGTGGAATTATCAGATGAAATTCATATTCCTTCTTTTAAGGGGAGAGTAGAATTGCAATATATAAAAACTAATAAAGGAGGTGAATAG